Proteins found in one Oncorhynchus keta strain PuntledgeMale-10-30-2019 unplaced genomic scaffold, Oket_V2 Un_contig_28345_pilon_pilon, whole genome shotgun sequence genomic segment:
- the LOC118383371 gene encoding oocyte zinc finger protein XlCOF26-like gives MTHSGEKPHHCSVCGKAFLRSYDLRRHQVVHKGEVARSDTDISEKHHRCSECGKRFLTKTRLNRHKTKHVCHPCGKTFTLLRHLKIHQRVHTGEKPYHCSKCAESFAHLLEYRKHRQTHRIEKPYHCDDCGKMFSHFRTLKVHRLIHTGENLHHCSYCGKGFTIRGNLNTHLLTHTKEKPHQCSICGQRFARSQCLKKHKLKKLHMEEVLYHICDCGKSFTDVEKLQTHARTHLKNLEKRFCCSYCGRTFVRAGDLQSHQRTHTGEKPYVCTICGTRFAQSGNLRVHQITHTKREAVLLYCL, from the exons ATGACCCACAGCGGAGAGAAACCCCACCATTGTTCCGTTTGCGGGAAGGCCTTCTTGCGATCCTATGACCTGAGACGACACCAGGTGGTTCACAAAG GAGAGGTTGCCAGATCTGACACAGACATCTCTGAGAAGCACCACCGCTGCTCCGAGTGCGGAAAGAGGTTCCTCACAAAGACGCGGCTGAACAGACAT AAAACCAAGCACGTCTGCCATCCGTGTGGGAAGACCTTCACCTTGCTACGGCACCTCAAGATCCACCAGCGAGTCCATACGGGAGAGAAACCATACCACTGCTCCAAGTGTGCGGAGAGTTTCGCCCACCTGTTGGAGTATAGGAAGCACAGACAGACCCACCGTATCGAGAAGCCATACCACTGTGATGACTGTGGCAAGATGTTCTCCCACTTCAGAACCCTCAAGGTTCATCGTCTGATCCACACAGGAGAGAACCTCCACCACTGCTCCTACTGCGGGAAGGGCTTCACGATCAGAGGGAACCTCAACACCCACCTACTGACCCACACCAAGGAGAAACCGCATCAGTGCTCCATCTGCGGACAACGCTTCGCCAGATCCCAGTGCCTGAAAAAACACAAGCTCAAGAAGTTACACATGGAAGAGGTCCTCTACCACATCTGCGACTGCGGTAAGAGCTTCACGGATGTAGAGAAGCTGCAGACGCATGCAAGGACGCACTTGAAGAACCTTGAGAAGAGGTTCTGCTGCTCGTACTGCGGTCGGACGTTCGTACGGGCTGGTGACCTTCAAAgccaccagagaacacacactggagagaaaccgtaCGTCTGCACTATATGCGGGACCCGTTTCGCCCAGTCTGGGAACCTGAGAGTGCACCAGATCACGCACACTAAAAGAGAGGCCGTACTCTTGTACTGTCTGTGA
- the LOC127923103 gene encoding death domain-associated protein 6-like, which translates to MSDPESPDASDPAQRSSLRGPEMTSGKLEDCSQTLELSVAVKDDDGNDEEEADEEEEDSDDVDSGQKVVKVDMDEEEG; encoded by the exons ATGTCTGATCCGGAATCCCCGGATGCTAGTGACCCGGCCCAGAGAAGCTCCCTGCGAGGTCCAGAGATGACGTCAGGgaagctggaagactgcagtcaaacactggaaCTCAGTGTGGCTGTCAaagatgatgatggtaatgacgaggaggaggctgatgaagaggaagaggatagcGATGATGTAGACTCTG GGCAGAAAGTTGTGAAAGTGGACATGGATGAGGAGGAAGGGTAG
- the LOC127923104 gene encoding zinc finger protein 235-like, protein SGLSIVRRDAEEEGGGGDETNSGGGANSDTDCSDGENEQSSNAQSAVEKPHPCSQCGKTFITVGSLKRHTQTHSGEKPHRCSVCGKCFSRSDDMKRHLTIHTGERVSHVCHQCGKTFTSLGGLKKHQMTHTGVVAPSSRCIEDDVMGCLLMMRARQRSLVERSCYIIHVLFQCSECGKGFTAQGNLKIHQRIHTGEKPYQCSQCQKSFSRLAHYKDHQQTHREEKPYHCNDCGKSFSYFKSLKCHQMIHKGENLHHCSVCGKGFAIRGNLKTHLQTHTKEKPHQCSECGKRFSRAHDLKKHKLLHTGQKTYHICQCGKSFTELGNLRTHQRTHTGEKPFCCSFCGRTFLRAGDLKSHQRTHTGEKPFICAICGTSFAQSGNLKVHQITHTKERPYPCAVCDTGFTHRGV, encoded by the exons TCGG GGCTTTCTATTGTTAGAAGAGatgcagaggaggagggaggtggcgGAGATGAGACCAACTCCG GAGGGGGCGCCAACTCTGACACAGACTGTTCAGACGGGGAGAATGAACAGAGTTCGAACGCTCAGAGTGCAGTGGAGAAGCCACACCCTTGCTCCCAGTGTGGCAAGACCTTCATCACCGTGGGGAGCCTGAAGAggcacacacagactcacagcgGAGAGAAACCCCATCGGTGCTCCGTCTGCGGGAAATGTTTCTCACGCTCAGACGACATGAAGAGACACCTCACCATCCACACAG GAGAGAGGGTGAGCCACGTCTGTCATCAGTGTGGGAAGACTTTCACCAGTCTGGGAGGGCTGAAGAAACACCAGATGACCCACACAGGTGTAGTGGCTCCTTCTTCCAGGTGTATAGAGGATGATGTCATGGGATGTTTGTTGATGATGAGGgcgcggcagcgtagcctagtg GAGAGAAGCTGTTATATAATACATGTGTTGTTCCAGTGTTCTGAGTGTGGGAAAGGTTTCACTGCGCAGGGTAACCTTAAGATCCACCAGCGCATCCACACAG GGGAGAAACCGTACCAGTGCTCCCAGTGTCAGAAAAGCTTCTCCCGGCTGGCCCACTATAAAGACCACCAGCAGACTCACCGGGAGGAGAAACCGTACCACTGCAatgactgtgggaaaagcttctCCTACTTCAAG TCGCTCAAGTGCCACCAGATGATCCACAAAGGGGAGAACCTCCACCACTGCTCCGTATGCGGTAAAGGGTTCGCCATCCGCGGCAACCTGAAGACCCATCTGCAGACACACACCAAGGAGAAACCACACCAATGCTCAGAGTGCGGGAAACGGTTCTCCCGAGCCCACGACCTGAAGAAACACAAGCTGCTCCACACGGGGCAGAAGACCTACCACATTTGCCAGTGTGGCAAG AGCTTCACGGAGCTGGGGAACCTGCGGACCCACCAGAGAACTCACACCGGAGAGAAACCATTCTGCTGTTCCTTCTGCGGCCGAACCTTCTTGCGTGCTGGAGACCTGAAGAGCCACCAGCGGACACACACCGGAGAGAAACCATTCATCTGCGCCATATGCGGGACCAGTTTTGCCCAATCTGGCAACCTAAAAGTGCATCAGATCACACACACTAAAGAGAGGCCGTACCCTTGTGCTGTCTGTGATACGGGGTTCACACACCGGGGAGTCTGA